One segment of Sulfitobacter sp. W027 DNA contains the following:
- a CDS encoding CaiB/BaiF CoA-transferase family protein, producing the protein MLDHDEGGGPLKGLKVLDIATIIAAPFAASLLADFGAEVTKFEMPGRGDGLRYFPPFRDDKPLWWKVTNRGKRYGTLDLRKPEGLEIMKKLIAEHDVLVENFRPGTLAKWGLDRDTLWALNPDLVILRVSAFGQTGPKSRQGGFARIFEAMGGLTYITGMKDSAPVHPGYPIADAFGGVFGAFSIMAALFGIKANGTKGDEIDLALTEATFRLLENLAIEYDQLGQVRERDGNNNQYTAPANVFRTKDQRYVTVTGSTENMYAANMRAIGHGDMIDDPRFKGNRARLAHRDELDAIFAEYIENHMLDEVLEAFEREGGAIGPIYSVEQIFEDAQVQARDVVTDVPDEDFGSVRMQNVVPRLTNNPGRVRWAAKSLGADTDAILGDLGFNTAQIAKLRDNGII; encoded by the coding sequence ATGTTGGATCACGACGAAGGTGGCGGCCCACTGAAGGGTTTGAAGGTCCTCGACATTGCGACCATCATCGCTGCGCCGTTTGCGGCCTCGTTGCTGGCCGATTTCGGGGCCGAGGTTACGAAATTCGAAATGCCGGGGCGCGGGGACGGGTTGCGGTATTTCCCGCCGTTCCGCGATGACAAACCGCTTTGGTGGAAGGTGACGAACCGTGGCAAACGCTATGGTACGTTGGACCTGCGCAAGCCCGAGGGGCTTGAGATCATGAAAAAACTGATCGCCGAGCATGACGTTCTGGTGGAAAACTTCCGTCCCGGTACGCTGGCCAAATGGGGACTAGATCGCGACACGCTTTGGGCGTTGAACCCCGACCTTGTGATCCTGCGCGTGTCGGCCTTTGGCCAGACCGGACCGAAATCGCGGCAAGGCGGGTTCGCACGGATTTTCGAAGCGATGGGCGGGCTGACGTATATCACAGGGATGAAAGACAGCGCGCCGGTGCACCCCGGTTATCCGATTGCCGATGCCTTTGGCGGGGTGTTCGGTGCCTTCTCGATCATGGCGGCGCTTTTCGGGATCAAGGCAAACGGAACGAAGGGCGACGAGATTGATCTGGCCCTTACCGAGGCGACCTTTCGGTTGCTTGAAAATCTTGCGATTGAATATGATCAGCTTGGCCAGGTGCGCGAACGCGACGGCAACAACAACCAATATACAGCGCCGGCGAATGTGTTTCGCACCAAGGACCAGCGTTATGTCACCGTCACCGGGTCGACCGAAAATATGTACGCGGCGAATATGCGTGCCATCGGCCACGGCGATATGATCGACGATCCGCGCTTCAAGGGCAACCGCGCGCGGCTTGCCCACCGTGACGAGCTGGACGCGATCTTTGCCGAGTATATCGAAAACCACATGCTGGACGAGGTGTTGGAAGCTTTCGAGCGCGAAGGTGGCGCAATCGGGCCGATCTATTCCGTCGAGCAGATTTTCGAGGATGCGCAGGTGCAGGCCCGCGATGTCGTGACCGATGTGCCCGACGAGGATTTCGGGTCGGTCCGGATGCAAAACGTTGTGCCGCGCCTGACCAACAATCCGGGGCGGGTGCGTTGGGCGGCCAAAAGCCTGGGCGCGGATACCGATGCGATCCTTGGCGATCTGGGTTTTAACACCGCGCAAATCGC